One part of the Sorangiineae bacterium MSr11954 genome encodes these proteins:
- a CDS encoding helix-turn-helix transcriptional regulator, producing the protein MIDRARRAELAKFLQNRRSRLSPAEFGIEPRPRRRAKGLRREEVAERAGISVAWYACLEQARDVRVSANTLSWLAQTLRLDPDERWYMFELLGLTDPGRGTSVREESLRPEYSRLLESLDRVPAYIDDYKWDILGWNDAAGAIYRLSDVPVRDRNTLFYMFLNPYARELIPAWEQEAKYMLARFRMAVAPYAGTEGVNAVIERLRRESREFVRWWADHNILVRRSGRKELRHRRFGKLVFEYCSLQLSDESSKRLVLYNPVDEADTKGKLSDLLADYHRERPRTSYTKELRLGMRASGDEALHLEGRPAASFPTNDEHERRGMIHDRAFERANR; encoded by the coding sequence ATGATCGATAGGGCAAGGCGAGCAGAGCTCGCGAAGTTCCTGCAGAATCGACGTAGCCGGCTGTCCCCCGCCGAATTCGGAATCGAACCTCGGCCGCGCCGGCGCGCCAAGGGGTTGCGGCGTGAAGAAGTTGCAGAGCGCGCGGGAATCAGCGTGGCTTGGTATGCGTGCCTCGAGCAGGCGCGCGATGTGCGCGTCTCCGCAAATACGTTGAGTTGGCTTGCGCAGACGCTCCGACTCGATCCCGACGAGCGCTGGTACATGTTCGAGCTCCTGGGGCTCACGGATCCCGGCCGGGGGACCAGCGTACGAGAGGAGTCCTTGCGGCCCGAATACAGCCGGCTTTTGGAGAGCTTGGATCGGGTGCCCGCCTACATCGACGATTACAAGTGGGACATCCTCGGCTGGAACGACGCCGCGGGAGCCATTTATCGGCTTTCGGACGTGCCCGTGCGCGATCGGAATACGTTATTTTACATGTTCTTGAACCCGTACGCGCGGGAGCTGATCCCCGCTTGGGAACAAGAAGCGAAATACATGCTCGCCCGCTTCCGCATGGCGGTCGCGCCCTATGCCGGGACGGAGGGGGTGAACGCGGTCATCGAGCGGCTGCGGAGGGAAAGTCGGGAGTTTGTCCGCTGGTGGGCGGATCACAACATCCTGGTGCGCCGCAGCGGGCGAAAAGAGCTCCGGCATCGCCGGTTCGGAAAATTGGTATTCGAATATTGCTCCCTGCAGCTGAGCGATGAATCGTCCAAGCGCCTCGTCCTCTACAATCCAGTCGACGAAGCCGACACCAAGGGAAAGCTCTCCGATCTGCTGGCCGACTACCATCGAGAGCGCCCGCGGACGAGCTATACCAAGGAGCTGCGTCTTGGTATGCGGGCGAGCGGAGACGAAGCCCTTCATCTCGAAGGCCGTCCAGCCGCATCCTTCCCAACCAACGACGAACACGAACGAAGAGGCATGATCCATGACCGCGCGTTCGAACGAGCAAACCGGTAG
- a CDS encoding PEGA domain-containing protein, producing MKKHSRRISLLLALAIASAPVAAYAQEPSGRSAQTSKMEEARTRYTRGMKLYDEGNAQAARAEFERAYALAPSYRILYNIGLCYQATNDYVEALRAFERYLSEGGQEITDDRRAEVNKQINDLKPNIASVTITTNVAGASITIDDVAVGQSPLSDKILVNPGRRKVSATKQGLFPATKSIVFVGSENAQVNLELTEPPQGQAAPEKTTDLTPYILWGATGALAIGAGVTGFLALKAHSNEEDVRDRYLVTKPEIEDAHSKTKTLSITADVLTAATLITGGVALYFTVFKSKPAPSSTEASASARLTPGGVSIVGRF from the coding sequence ATGAAAAAGCATTCGCGTCGCATCTCGCTCCTCCTCGCTCTGGCCATCGCCTCCGCGCCGGTCGCCGCCTACGCGCAGGAGCCCTCCGGGCGCTCCGCGCAGACCTCGAAGATGGAGGAGGCGCGCACCCGCTACACCCGCGGCATGAAGCTCTACGACGAAGGCAACGCGCAAGCCGCGCGCGCCGAGTTCGAGCGCGCCTACGCGCTCGCCCCGAGCTACCGCATCCTCTACAACATCGGCCTCTGCTACCAGGCTACCAACGATTACGTCGAAGCCCTCCGCGCGTTCGAGCGTTATCTGTCCGAGGGCGGCCAGGAGATCACCGACGATCGGCGGGCCGAGGTCAATAAGCAGATCAACGATCTCAAACCCAATATCGCGTCGGTGACCATCACCACCAACGTCGCCGGTGCGTCCATCACCATCGACGACGTGGCGGTAGGACAATCGCCCCTGTCGGACAAGATCCTGGTCAATCCCGGCCGCCGCAAGGTCTCGGCGACCAAGCAGGGCTTGTTCCCCGCCACCAAGTCCATCGTTTTCGTTGGCAGCGAAAACGCGCAGGTCAACCTGGAGCTCACCGAGCCGCCGCAGGGCCAAGCGGCCCCGGAGAAGACCACCGACCTCACGCCGTACATCCTGTGGGGCGCGACGGGCGCGCTCGCCATCGGCGCGGGGGTCACGGGGTTTTTGGCGCTCAAGGCGCACTCCAACGAGGAGGACGTGCGGGACCGCTACCTCGTGACCAAGCCGGAGATCGAGGACGCGCATAGCAAGACCAAGACGCTCTCCATCACGGCCGACGTGCTGACGGCGGCGACCCTGATCACCGGCGGCGTCGCGCTGTATTTCACCGTCTTCAAGTCGAAGCCGGCCCCGTCGTCGACGGAGGCGTCGGCGTCCGCGCGATTGACTCCGGGCGGCGTGAGCATCGTCGGTCGATTCTAG
- a CDS encoding FAD-dependent monooxygenase, translated as MTLQIEKAIVLGAGMAGLLCAESLAEAGLEVILVERDALPEKPEARAGVPQGRFVHQLLAGGLRILGTMFPGLEAELLAAGGVSIDWHRDVAWLSAAGWMPQASEHHSLSNISCTREVLEHVVRAKVSAHPRIRILQETEVASLRMEGRRISGVDVRRVGKRSTTGLDADLVVDASGRESKAPVWLEALGIPRAEETVVDASLGYASHIVPAAPERLSGAHALILHPTPPTNTRSGTIFAIEGGRWIITLTGVGGDYPPIDREGFLAFARSLRDPRLHDAIADRIPGPARGYRNTANRLRRFDGLSDWPDGLLVVGDALCAFNPVYGQGMSVAAMTAKMLGETLRANHGQLECPAVQRAVVALNRIPWQMSTSVDRSYPTTVVSGPEYGDPSSSPRDAIAAAVRDPDAYHRFLKVMHLVGDDDLQKKPSSTSSSLSNSPSSPNSSHASMGSVSSRSEAATVDR; from the coding sequence ATGACGCTCCAAATCGAAAAAGCCATCGTGCTCGGCGCAGGCATGGCCGGTTTGCTCTGCGCCGAGAGCTTGGCCGAGGCCGGCCTCGAGGTGATCCTGGTGGAGCGCGACGCTCTCCCGGAGAAGCCCGAGGCCCGCGCCGGGGTTCCGCAGGGCCGCTTCGTGCACCAATTGCTCGCGGGCGGGCTGCGCATTCTGGGCACCATGTTCCCCGGCCTGGAGGCGGAGCTGCTCGCGGCGGGCGGGGTATCCATCGATTGGCACCGCGACGTGGCTTGGCTCAGCGCCGCGGGCTGGATGCCCCAAGCGAGCGAGCACCATAGTCTTTCGAATATTTCGTGCACGCGTGAGGTCTTGGAACACGTCGTTCGCGCCAAGGTCTCCGCCCACCCCCGCATTCGCATCCTCCAAGAGACCGAGGTGGCCTCCCTGCGGATGGAGGGCCGCCGCATTTCGGGGGTCGACGTTCGCCGGGTCGGCAAGCGAAGCACCACGGGCCTCGACGCCGATCTGGTCGTCGACGCCAGCGGGCGGGAGTCGAAGGCGCCCGTGTGGCTCGAGGCCCTCGGGATCCCGCGCGCCGAGGAGACGGTGGTCGATGCCTCGCTCGGCTATGCCAGCCACATCGTTCCAGCCGCCCCCGAGAGGCTCTCCGGCGCGCATGCGTTGATCCTTCACCCCACGCCCCCCACCAACACGCGAAGCGGCACCATCTTTGCCATCGAGGGCGGGCGATGGATCATCACCCTGACGGGCGTGGGCGGCGATTATCCGCCCATCGATCGCGAGGGCTTCCTGGCGTTCGCTCGAAGCTTGCGCGATCCGCGCCTGCACGACGCCATCGCCGATCGCATTCCAGGACCGGCGCGCGGATACCGCAACACCGCAAACCGTCTTCGACGGTTCGATGGGCTTTCGGATTGGCCAGATGGGCTCTTGGTGGTGGGCGACGCGCTCTGCGCGTTCAATCCCGTGTACGGTCAGGGCATGAGCGTCGCGGCCATGACCGCCAAAATGCTCGGCGAGACCCTTCGCGCCAACCACGGGCAGCTGGAGTGCCCGGCCGTGCAGCGCGCAGTCGTGGCGCTGAATCGCATACCTTGGCAGATGTCGACATCCGTCGACCGAAGCTATCCAACGACGGTCGTGAGCGGTCCCGAGTACGGCGATCCCTCGAGCTCACCCCGTGACGCCATCGCGGCCGCCGTGCGCGATCCCGACGCCTATCACCGCTTCTTGAAGGTCATGCACCTCGTGGGCGACGACGACCTGCAAAAAAAGCCGTCGAGCACCTCGAGCAGCCTTTCCAATTCTCCGAGCTCCCCTAACTCTTCCCACGCTTCGATGGGTTCCGTGTCTTCACGGTCTGAAGCGGCAACGGTGGATCGATGA
- a CDS encoding aldehyde dehydrogenase family protein: MSLQWQSQEPAGRIGPLVERLHGGARDWHYTPLADKARMAREMAERTAAVAEDWVRAACKAKRIEAGSPATADEWLAGPNILLRSLKQLAASLEQIQKAGRPALPRFHGLPSSPDLSIHPVAPMDYLAWPGFRCRVQFEQGWDIERILGAQAYAYRTNQEPRLSVVLGAGNVSSLPATDLLTEVMVHRRASILKMSPVNEYLTPFLEHVYAPLIDRAAVAIVRGDANVGRALCERPEVSHIHLTGSRQTYDRIASAFGANGHGRGGVKTLSAELGNVSPALVVPGHYSERELDFHARSIAAMLTNNASFNCNALRVVLTSSRWPQRAAFKEAIRRRLRETPARYAFYPGAAQRYDAVLDGRTHVDVFGVRENGVLPWAVIDELDPGSDDPIYQGETFCAVMGHLALDSTDELDFLDQAVRFANTKLWGDLNATVIVPSRSRRNSDFERGLRRAVDDLGYGAVGINHWAAVVYALCSAPWGARGGGSEQSGRGFTHNTLMLEGVQKAVIEGPVASPIKPPWFADHKTGGRVSQSMLNVEHQGLPALPRLLLGALGG; encoded by the coding sequence ATGAGTTTGCAATGGCAATCCCAAGAGCCTGCCGGCCGCATTGGACCGCTGGTCGAGCGTCTGCATGGGGGCGCGCGCGACTGGCACTACACGCCCCTCGCCGACAAAGCGCGCATGGCTCGGGAAATGGCGGAGCGCACGGCCGCCGTCGCCGAGGATTGGGTGCGCGCCGCGTGCAAGGCCAAGCGCATCGAGGCCGGCTCGCCGGCCACGGCCGATGAATGGCTCGCAGGGCCGAACATTCTGCTCCGCAGCTTGAAGCAGCTCGCGGCATCGCTCGAGCAGATTCAAAAGGCTGGGAGGCCCGCGCTCCCGCGCTTTCACGGCCTTCCGAGCTCGCCCGATCTGAGCATCCATCCGGTGGCGCCGATGGATTACCTCGCGTGGCCCGGCTTTCGTTGCCGCGTTCAGTTCGAGCAAGGCTGGGACATCGAGCGAATCCTCGGCGCACAGGCGTATGCCTACCGAACCAACCAGGAGCCGCGCCTCTCGGTGGTTCTCGGCGCTGGAAATGTTTCCTCGCTGCCGGCCACGGATTTGCTTACCGAGGTGATGGTGCACCGCCGGGCGAGCATCCTGAAAATGAGCCCGGTGAACGAGTACCTGACCCCCTTCTTGGAGCACGTCTACGCGCCGCTGATCGATCGCGCTGCGGTGGCCATCGTGCGCGGCGACGCCAATGTGGGGCGCGCCTTGTGCGAGCGCCCGGAGGTGTCGCACATCCATTTAACAGGGTCGCGGCAGACGTACGATCGCATTGCATCGGCCTTTGGCGCGAATGGTCATGGACGCGGTGGCGTCAAGACGCTCTCCGCGGAGCTCGGCAATGTGAGCCCCGCCCTGGTGGTGCCGGGGCACTACTCCGAGCGCGAGCTCGATTTCCATGCGCGCAGCATCGCCGCGATGCTGACGAACAATGCGTCGTTCAACTGCAATGCCCTGCGCGTGGTGCTGACGTCGTCGCGCTGGCCGCAGCGCGCGGCCTTCAAAGAGGCCATCCGCCGCCGTCTCCGCGAAACCCCGGCCCGGTATGCCTTCTACCCGGGCGCTGCCCAACGGTACGACGCGGTGCTCGACGGGCGAACCCATGTCGACGTCTTCGGCGTACGCGAGAACGGCGTCCTACCGTGGGCGGTGATCGACGAGCTCGATCCCGGATCGGATGATCCGATTTACCAAGGTGAGACGTTCTGTGCTGTGATGGGGCATCTGGCGCTGGATTCGACCGATGAGCTTGATTTTCTCGACCAAGCCGTTCGATTCGCGAATACCAAGCTTTGGGGCGATCTCAATGCCACCGTCATCGTACCGTCGCGGTCGCGGCGCAACTCCGACTTCGAACGCGGCCTCCGACGCGCCGTGGACGACTTGGGATATGGCGCGGTCGGCATCAACCACTGGGCCGCGGTGGTGTATGCGCTCTGCAGCGCGCCTTGGGGGGCGCGAGGTGGCGGCAGCGAGCAGAGTGGTCGCGGTTTTACCCACAACACGCTCATGCTCGAAGGTGTGCAAAAGGCCGTGATCGAAGGCCCGGTGGCCTCGCCCATCAAGCCTCCCTGGTTCGCCGATCATAAGACCGGAGGGCGCGTCTCACAGAGCATGTTGAACGTGGAACACCAGGGATTGCCCGCCCTACCTCGGTTGCTGCTGGGGGCCCTCGGGGGCTGA
- a CDS encoding MFS transporter, whose translation MALASIGAGLRLAPGVGAWVLAGFALAMAVGMPLFGRVSVRYGLQSVVRISLVLFTVGGVLAGVANGLALLIAGRMLQGAGTSAAFVSTYGTINVALPSEQRPRALASVAAAVSVASGCGPLLGGTIDAFLGWRAVVALPVLAAFAAWPVQAAAPAGRSQGPFDARGAALVSVIGITLLLLIQSRATALGPSVVLATATVLAVCAIALVAHVKQRPDGFVPRDVIRAPGFVSTSSLAFTAFAAYFTLLFATPTLLRAVHGWNGPVVGLAMAPAAVVGAFVTRSFVARHPSSGPSRHAVLALPLAGITGLLLAAAAFHHPAALVVALGSAMVGFTGTQVVLVAVVGTLVPAGDRPVAIGLFNFAALAGGAIGPALAGALLAAVGPSATFALLAVLPALAAVLWRARGTV comes from the coding sequence GTGGCCCTCGCCAGTATCGGGGCGGGGCTCCGCCTTGCGCCGGGCGTGGGCGCTTGGGTGCTCGCGGGCTTTGCTTTGGCGATGGCGGTGGGCATGCCGCTCTTTGGGCGGGTGAGCGTGCGGTATGGGCTGCAATCGGTCGTTCGCATCAGCCTCGTGCTCTTTACCGTGGGCGGCGTTTTGGCGGGGGTGGCGAATGGGCTCGCGCTGCTCATCGCCGGGCGCATGCTGCAGGGCGCGGGCACCTCGGCGGCCTTCGTGTCCACGTATGGCACCATCAATGTGGCGCTGCCCTCGGAGCAAAGGCCGAGGGCCCTCGCGTCGGTGGCGGCGGCCGTCAGTGTGGCCTCGGGCTGCGGCCCTCTGCTCGGCGGTACGATCGACGCCTTTTTGGGGTGGCGCGCGGTGGTGGCGCTGCCCGTTCTGGCGGCCTTCGCCGCGTGGCCGGTGCAAGCCGCGGCGCCCGCGGGCCGCTCCCAGGGGCCCTTCGACGCGCGCGGGGCTGCGCTGGTGTCGGTCATTGGAATCACCCTGCTCCTGCTCATACAGTCGCGCGCGACGGCGCTGGGCCCGTCCGTGGTCCTGGCCACCGCCACCGTCCTCGCGGTGTGCGCCATCGCGCTGGTCGCGCATGTGAAGCAACGTCCGGACGGCTTCGTTCCCCGTGACGTGATCCGCGCGCCAGGCTTCGTGTCCACCAGCTCCTTGGCCTTCACCGCCTTTGCCGCGTACTTCACGCTTCTCTTTGCGACCCCCACCTTGCTGCGCGCCGTCCACGGCTGGAACGGTCCGGTGGTCGGCTTGGCCATGGCCCCGGCCGCGGTGGTTGGTGCGTTCGTCACGCGCTCCTTCGTGGCGCGGCATCCCTCCTCGGGCCCGAGCCGCCACGCCGTTTTGGCGCTTCCCCTGGCCGGCATCACGGGCTTGTTGCTCGCGGCGGCCGCATTTCATCACCCCGCGGCGCTGGTGGTGGCGCTCGGCAGCGCGATGGTCGGCTTCACCGGAACGCAGGTGGTGCTCGTGGCCGTGGTGGGCACCCTCGTACCTGCGGGCGATCGGCCGGTGGCCATCGGCCTCTTCAACTTTGCGGCGCTGGCGGGCGGCGCCATCGGACCCGCCTTGGCCGGCGCGCTGCTCGCGGCCGTGGGGCCATCGGCGACCTTCGCGCTGTTGGCCGTGCTTCCTGCGCTGGCCGCGGTGCTCTGGCGCGCTCGCGGCACGGTGTAG
- a CDS encoding fatty acid desaturase: MSAKNSPSAAFGLRYGADIAPLLLILAVAIAQLAVIWFKPALRETLIIAGVLFLPQVAVATVVHNHSHVPIFRSAVANRILEVFMFLQTGMFASKFRLHHELGHHLHYTDPTKDPSRWVYRDGSEMHRFVYILHYFFTYNYHCIRIGRRFKKKLSGSIWHTLLCWAVFAALLVAAGPIVLSVYGIPMIAVWLTFICLTYDDHISLTGTDPYESSHTKTNRLLNLVFFNNGYHLAHHIKPGLHWTELPAFHESIAPRIKIPGPVTAMNRLLS, from the coding sequence ATGAGCGCCAAAAACTCGCCCTCTGCTGCCTTCGGCCTGCGCTACGGCGCCGACATCGCCCCGCTGCTCCTCATCCTCGCGGTCGCCATCGCGCAGCTCGCGGTGATTTGGTTCAAGCCCGCGCTGCGCGAGACCCTCATCATCGCCGGCGTGCTGTTCCTGCCGCAGGTGGCCGTCGCGACCGTCGTGCACAATCACTCCCACGTGCCGATCTTCCGGAGCGCGGTGGCCAATCGTATCCTCGAGGTCTTCATGTTCCTGCAGACGGGCATGTTCGCCTCGAAATTCCGTCTGCACCACGAGCTCGGGCACCACCTGCACTACACCGATCCCACCAAGGATCCATCACGCTGGGTCTACCGGGACGGGAGCGAGATGCACCGCTTCGTCTACATTCTGCACTACTTCTTCACCTACAATTACCATTGCATCCGGATCGGGCGCCGCTTCAAGAAGAAGCTGTCGGGCAGCATCTGGCACACGCTCCTCTGCTGGGCCGTCTTCGCGGCCTTGCTGGTGGCCGCGGGCCCCATCGTGCTCTCGGTGTACGGCATCCCGATGATCGCGGTCTGGCTCACGTTCATCTGCCTGACCTACGACGATCATATCTCGCTCACCGGCACCGATCCCTACGAGAGCTCGCACACCAAGACCAACCGCCTTCTGAACCTCGTGTTCTTCAACAATGGCTACCACTTGGCGCATCACATCAAGCCGGGTCTCCATTGGACCGAGCTGCCCGCGTTTCATGAATCCATCGCGCCGCGCATCAAGATCCCCGGGCCGGTCACCGCGATGAACCGTCTTCTCTCCTAA
- a CDS encoding FAD-dependent oxidoreductase yields MTSHTYAVVGGGVSGLAAAHVFAKRGYAVELLESGSILGGRIGHGSLDGHAVEFGGKNIGKTYRQFRELVALYGGHGYESFGINTSRAAGSSVVTLDSSKRLRSMLRYLKGVPRRDIARLAHYSARIFLDARNRFLGGPFFSKLPKRGDARLSSQFSDAFARAVLRPITVRMNAAEPDEAYIGNFGANLGMWLDSYDQLTAGFGPVLERIERAFPVVLNAKVESLRQEPSGHVTLSVARDGRTETRRYSGVVLAVPAPASAALLEAAAPRAARALQSVRYFPVTVVLAKYDRDIFTSAQRAFVFDPSVPLSNAGAYGMNALNVVRYTFSGRTARREVGVMSDEDLVRKGEALLSRYAEVPSGSRLAYAVRRFDPGLCAYSPDHGALVGALEGALRGRRIALAGDYLRGTSLESCVRSAEQAVDDVLGSQRPMAIDLSKEVYAHV; encoded by the coding sequence ATGACCTCGCATACGTACGCCGTTGTCGGAGGTGGTGTATCCGGTCTCGCCGCCGCCCATGTCTTCGCCAAACGCGGATACGCGGTGGAGCTCCTCGAGAGCGGCTCGATCCTCGGCGGCCGCATCGGACATGGATCGCTCGATGGCCACGCCGTCGAATTCGGCGGCAAGAACATCGGCAAAACGTATCGGCAATTCCGAGAGCTCGTCGCGCTCTACGGGGGGCATGGGTACGAGAGCTTTGGAATCAATACCTCGCGCGCGGCCGGGAGCTCGGTCGTTACCTTGGACAGCTCCAAGCGGCTTCGGTCGATGCTTCGCTATCTGAAGGGCGTTCCCCGCCGCGATATCGCGAGGCTCGCGCACTATTCGGCGCGCATCTTCCTCGATGCGCGCAATCGATTCCTCGGCGGGCCGTTCTTCTCCAAATTGCCGAAGCGCGGGGATGCGCGGCTGTCGAGCCAGTTCAGCGACGCGTTCGCGCGGGCGGTCCTGCGTCCCATCACGGTTCGTATGAACGCGGCCGAGCCGGACGAAGCTTACATTGGCAACTTCGGCGCGAACCTCGGTATGTGGCTCGATTCGTACGACCAATTGACCGCCGGCTTCGGCCCCGTCCTCGAGCGCATCGAGCGCGCGTTCCCCGTCGTCTTGAACGCCAAGGTCGAATCGCTCCGGCAGGAGCCGTCGGGTCACGTGACATTGAGCGTCGCGCGCGACGGGCGCACGGAGACACGGCGCTATTCGGGGGTCGTCCTCGCGGTCCCCGCGCCCGCGAGCGCGGCCCTCCTCGAGGCGGCCGCTCCCCGGGCGGCGCGCGCGCTGCAATCGGTCCGGTATTTCCCGGTGACGGTCGTTCTCGCCAAATACGACCGCGACATCTTCACCTCCGCGCAGAGGGCGTTCGTATTCGACCCCTCCGTGCCGCTCAGCAACGCGGGCGCATACGGCATGAACGCGTTGAACGTGGTTCGATACACCTTCAGCGGCCGCACGGCCCGGCGCGAGGTCGGTGTGATGTCCGACGAAGATCTCGTCCGCAAGGGCGAAGCGCTCCTGTCGCGGTACGCCGAGGTGCCCTCCGGCTCCCGCTTGGCGTACGCCGTCCGGCGCTTCGACCCAGGATTGTGCGCGTATTCACCCGATCACGGCGCCCTCGTCGGCGCGCTCGAGGGCGCCCTCCGCGGCCGCAGGATTGCGCTCGCGGGAGACTACCTTCGCGGGACTTCATTGGAATCTTGTGTTCGTTCGGCCGAGCAGGCCGTCGACGACGTCCTTGGTTCTCAACGACCCATGGCAATCGATCTTAGCAAGGAAGTGTACGCACATGTCTGA
- a CDS encoding M15 family metallopeptidase, with amino-acid sequence MVFLPACEGQGGGETGGGAEGGGEEQKLTEKDLTHRPNWAFVSLGDLDPSIIIEMRYFTDHNFVGKPIRGYNAPKCYLTWPAAIALTRVQAELKPMNLTLKVYDCYRPQRAVDHFVEWAKDLGDTKMRKEFYPTVDKSRLFLDGYIAEKSGHTRGSTFDVTIVSVPAGEQEVYKDGDALRECTLPAAQRFKDNTLDFGTGYDCFDVQSHAFNPALPETHRGLRMLLHSIMDKHGFKGLAEEWWHFTLKNEPFPKTYFNFPID; translated from the coding sequence ATGGTCTTTTTGCCGGCATGTGAAGGGCAGGGAGGCGGTGAGACAGGGGGAGGCGCGGAAGGAGGAGGGGAGGAGCAAAAGCTGACGGAGAAAGATCTCACGCACCGCCCCAACTGGGCATTCGTCTCGCTGGGCGATCTCGATCCGTCGATCATCATCGAGATGCGCTACTTCACCGATCACAATTTCGTGGGCAAGCCGATTCGCGGCTACAACGCGCCGAAATGCTACCTGACGTGGCCCGCCGCCATCGCGCTCACCCGGGTGCAGGCCGAGCTCAAACCGATGAACCTCACGCTCAAGGTCTACGATTGCTATCGACCGCAGCGCGCGGTGGATCACTTCGTGGAGTGGGCCAAAGATCTCGGTGACACGAAGATGCGCAAGGAGTTCTACCCCACGGTGGACAAGTCGCGCTTGTTCCTCGACGGGTACATCGCCGAGAAATCGGGCCATACGCGCGGGAGCACCTTCGACGTCACCATCGTATCGGTGCCCGCCGGTGAGCAAGAAGTCTACAAAGACGGAGATGCCCTCCGTGAATGCACGCTTCCCGCTGCACAGCGGTTCAAGGACAACACCTTGGACTTCGGCACGGGCTACGACTGCTTCGATGTGCAATCGCATGCATTCAACCCTGCGCTCCCCGAGACGCATCGCGGTCTGCGCATGCTGCTCCACAGCATCATGGACAAGCACGGCTTCAAGGGCCTCGCCGAGGAGTGGTGGCACTTCACCCTCAAGAACGAGCCGTTCCCCAAGACGTATTTCAATTTCCCCATCGACTGA